GTCCTGTCCAATCTTTCGAGCTAATTTGAATTAAGTCCAACATGGTTCTTCAGGATAATCCACGTAGCaaagagaagaaatgaaaaacagaaagaaggaaCACGgaagaaaatgttaaaagtaaagtaactgagagagagagagagaaagaagcagcagtAACATCAGTGCGCACATCAAACAAGGACAAACACATTTAGAGGGTAAAGATAAATGTGAAATGTAGGTCAGAGGATGTTGTTTTAcgttataatataaaatatataagacACTCACCTGTCAGACATGGTCTAGACTCGTCTTCTCTGCCGGATCAGCGGAATGTGCTCGTCTGCACCGTGACGAGTTGAATCcagtttcctcctctgcagcgtTTGTGTCTATGATGATGTTCAGTGTCTCTCCACCTCCGAGCAAACCGAAACCCACAGAAAGAGTCAGGTTAAATATACAGCACCTCATGTACTTCTGACTTGTATTCGCTCACAGTCCAGCAGTGGCTCGGGTTGGGCCTCCGACTCTCTCCCTCACGAGAAGACATCAGGCTCCTTTACCAGCCCGGCCGACCCTCCGGCCCTGTAATTGACTTTAATTTTCTAAATTACTCGACTATCTAAGGGATCAAATCTGCTTGTTCCTGTCCCCTTCTTCCCTGTGTCCTCCCTTCATGACCTTTTCCACACACAAAAGGCTCCTTCTCATTTCCCATGTTATGCTGAATATCAGCATTTGCCTTAATGTAAATTTCACATTTTCGTGGTTTGCATGCAAAGTGAATCAAACGTCACAAAAGTGTAACAAGTTTTCCTGAACTGGTATCAGTACTCACTGAATAGTTTTAATCGGGAGCAAAAGGAAACATTTTGATGCAACAAGAACGGGACTATGTGGAATATGTGGATATCTGCACCAAAACAGGGTCACAGTGACAGAAATATGAAGTGTAAAGTGTGTTCAACAGCTTAACAAGGCATATTAGCATGCTAGCATTTTCTAACAGACCTACACACAAAGTGCAGGTGAGATTGTAATATGATTTACAGTAGTTTGGACATTAAACCAAAGAATTTGACAAATTCAAACGTTTGACCTGAAGATCACATACgatgaaaagtaaaagaagCCATTTTACAAAAAGAAAGGTCAGTGGATCACTAAGGTCAGAAGTTATCACAGTGAAAATGAATGTTAAAAACAACTTATTGTGGTTGTCGTCGACCAACTGATGTTTCAATCATACGTcgctaaaataaataaatacttacaAAATGTTACTTTCAAATAAAACGGACAAACGTTGAAAAACTGTTGACTTTTTATTGTAATCCATAAAAACAACAAGGTGGtgaccataataataatattcagtattttaaaacaacttAACGATAGACAGTAggaaattaaattaagattGCCATCATTCTTGGAACCATCCGCGGTATCTAAGCGCTGTGGAGCTTTTGCAAGTCCATATTTTAGGACAGGATAATTTCGGAAGAGCAAAGCTGTGTCGCCGTCAGGAATGTGGAGGTGCTGGCTGGGGTGTGAGCGCACAGAGTTGATCCCGAGTCTGGGTCAGCTGATGGGGCGAGCGGAAGTTCGGGAGGGAGGGCGAGGATTCAGGGAGAGGTAACAGCGACAGTAACAGTCTCtcagtgtggaggggggggggagggcatTCTGCAGTAGAGATGCACATCAATATGCCCAATTTatagatatacacacacacacgcacacaaactctTTCGgtctccgcacacacacacacacatataggtGAGGACATTAGAgttgaaaaaaagataaaatatcaCAACTTTCTACAGGTGAGAATGAGCACAATAAAATCCCTTGATTTCTTTAATAATCCAAAAGTTACTAGAAAGCACCAGTATGCTTCAAACATGCTGCTTTATCTCCCGTCTACCCTTTGTCAGCTTAATGTTACACGTAGTTACACACACAAGTTTGACCCTGCTGTAAAGACAGAGCAGGACAGGTCAGTGGAGCTGCCTGTAGTAGTCACGACCGTCGACAGTCCTCGGGTAAGAGGAGTTAAATCTGATCCCAGTGGAGGAGAAAACGAGTTTCTAGTCTGCCACGGAACGAGAGGTGATTCGCTCGTTCACTCCCGTCCTGAATCTACAGGTCCAGTCAAATTCAAAGTCCAGCAGCACAGCTGATGTTCTTCTGAGTCCggggatgggtgggggggtgcagagCGAGGAGGACTAACCTGACAGTGCTGTACACGGCTGTTAAGGGGGAGGACGTCTGCTACATGGCATTGAGGTGAGGGCGACGGACCTCGGTCAAGTCAGTGAGCGCCACATATGTGAGGTGATTGGTCAGCGCGGCACCTGCATCTGCTGTGAGGTCTGTGACTGGTTCTGGGCGGTGAGGTCAGAGCCTCGGTTGGCCAATCGGCTGAGGATGTTCCTCTCTGACATTTGCAGCCGCACGGCTACCGGGGGTATCCTGGCGATGGTCGCTGGGAGGCGCGTGACGTCGGCCTTCATGTCACTCAACAGTTCCTCCAGCTGTTTGAGAACTGGAAAGAGACatggaaataatgaaaaaaaattttAGTGTCTGGATTTCAAATTTACTGGTAAAGAGGTAATGAAAAGCTGTTGTTCAACCATTAAAGCTTTTCtatatctgtgtttgttggtttatgtTAGCAGCTGTAACCAGAAACCCTCTTTACTCCTCCATATATTCAGTAGGTTTTACCTTTATGCAGCACTGCATTGGCAGGTTTGTTTCCAGACATGGACTCCTTGCTGAGGTGCTGGTGGGACTCGGCCAGACACTCCACCTCACTGAAGCGAGTGTTGAGGGCCATTGAAGGATGAGCCGGGTCTTCTGTCATGTTCAGGTAGGCTGCCCGGCGCAGCTGCTCCTCGATCACCAGGGCCTGCTCCAATAACTGCAAAGGAGACAAATGCCCAGTGAGACgtgctggagacacacacatagagaaacacacacacacagtcacagggAAACTTGTCATCAACGAGAACTCAGTTCACCTTGAACCTGCGGGCCAGAAACTTGTTCTTGATCTCCAGGAAGTTCCCTCGGCTCATCTCCCCTTTGAACGGCTCGTTGAGGATGGCGAACCTCACGTCGTTCTGCACATCCTGCCACCGAGCGTAGCCGTGTCTGAGGGACGCCAGGGTTAAGTGTGACAACGCAATTATGTTGGTCATACTTTCAATGAATAAGGGACAGAGGCTAGATGCTGTGTGGGTACACTTCCAAActtatttttcatcaaaatattaattaaaGCAATTTTAAGAACACCAAATGTTGAAAATTGTGAATAAACTAATGTTCACCTAAGAGACTCAGCAGGGTAAAGGTGTGTACTGTAAAACTGCTAAATGTTGAATTCACTACAACACTTAATATTTCTATTTTGAGGTCTGTCACTGCACAACCTATTTTCAATATGAGAAAAccacagaagaggaaacagagggcCATTTAGTGTACTGCATTGTCTTTGTGTGCTTCATACTCACAGATTCATCTAAAATACAACAAGGTCATATGAAGGGGAGAACtaaggatttttttaaatagaaattaaTCTGCCAATTACATCTTTACAAATTTAATCTGGAAAAATGCCCCAATAATAGTTTTGCCAAGTCCAAGCTGACGTCAACAGTGAGAGTTCAACTAAATCTTTCTGTCCAGAGAAGCTGTGAGTTTTAGAGGATACTGTATGATGCCGGCCAGCAACCAGTAGTCATGGCGCCGGTGCCAAATCTCAAAGGTCTTCTTAGTGACGGTGGCGGCTCGCTCTTCATTCTGCCACAGAGAGTGAAGCTCTGGAAAAGACGACAGGAAGgtaaaaaaactgaactgaaagagaaaaaaagaggaaagaaaagagacacaacagtgtgtgtgcgtgtgtgtgagtgtgtacctGTGAAGCCTCCGTCAGCAATGTTGAACATGAACCTCTGCTTGGtggctttcttcttctcctcggtGACGTTAACCACCGGTACAGCTGTTCCTCCTTCTTTGGTGCTCTCTCCATTCTGCAGTTTGCCAGTCTCGTCTGTTTTCACGccatctttctcctctttttgctctgtgagaaaacaacagatACACGAAAGCAAAAGGTCAAGACGGCCTCTTATTATGGAAATGTGCCTGGAAATAGATCATGATATCAAAGCATAGATAAAAATAAGGTTTATTTGCATTCAGACATTTGCTTTTTCTCATAGATGTATCCATGGCCCATGAAGGAAGTCTCAGAGGCAACGGTTGAGTTATACTTAAGAAAGTTTGtaagtgtgcgtgcgtgtgtgtgttgacttggACTCTATGTATGtacctttcttctcctctgaagGTGGAGTGGTGTCCATCTTTTCGTCTTTGCTGTCCTCAGCTGAGAAGAGAAAAGCACCGTTAGAGTCACAGAGAAAGGAAACTGGAAGATTCTAAAAACAGTATAATTGTCTTTCTCACCTTTAGACTTGTCCTCCACTGAATCCTGCTTCCCCTCTGAACCTTCACCCTTCACAGCAGGAGTGTCTTTCTCCGCTGTGTCACTCGTCTggtccttctcctctttctccttgcTCGTGTCTTCAgcctccttctctttcacttCGTCTCCTTCTactgtctccttctctttctcctccttccctacAGCAGAGTCcgtctctccttctttcttttcagccACTGGGGATTTTTCAGATTCATCTGGGATTTCAATAATCTGTGGGAGAAGTCGACAGGATCAAATTAGAAAAATCGGATTCTGAATAATGTAACTATTTGAATCAAAAATTGCAAATAGTAGAATCTACCTCTGGATCCTCTGCCTTCTTGGCTCCTTTGGagtcttctccctccttctttaTGTCTTCCTTGTCCTCTGTCTTAGATAAATCCTCTGTTGAAACATATGTGACACATAGTTTTGCAAATAGACCTTTAATATCCTTACTAATTCATAAGTATCACCAAAATTCCCACTGAGTTTTTGAAGCTTAATGGTTCAATAAGTCAAACATCAAGGCTGGTGACCAGTAATTGGTTGTCTCTGGTTTTTAGGGATGGAGCCACAAGAGGGCGTCAGGGAATAAACTGATACTGGGGAAAATGTCTGTTTGGCCTTGAACAATAACTATCAGGTAAAAAAATAAGCTTTCAAAGATACACAAAGAAACCAATCAGCATTATTACAAGGTCAAAGCTTAGCTTAAGGCTCTAAATCTAAGTGTGTCTGACAATTTGTTTGGGCAAAAGGTTAGGATAATAGGATAATAGGAAATAGAATTGCATTTTCATATGTAGGAAATGTCTCTTTTAGTGTTAAACAATGCAACATACTCACAAGTATAAAGAGGCAAATGGTGTATAtatgggtatgtgtgtgtgtacctgggaCAGGAGTGTTgggctgtgtgtctgcaggggtCCCAGAGGAGGGAGTCTTAGGGTCTTCACCGGCAGCCAGAGCCGCAGCCCTtttgttctcctccagctccgccATCCAGGGCATCGACCACTGACCGTTCACATGCTCAAACTCCTGAACCTGTTACCAGTATGTCAACCTCAGTCATTTTATCCCTTACACTGAAGGTTTataactgttttatttaaatgtaccACTAAATCAGGATCATATCATTCCTCCTCTTAGTTTCTACCAAGTAAAAACGTACCTTTTTCCTTATGAGGGACATCACACCGATGCGAGTAAGCACGTGTTGCCTTGACAGACCCTCTCTAGGGACGCCATCTGCAAAAGTCTCGGCTCCATCAGCCCCCGGCTCACAAAGGTGACGCATGAACAGGGACACGTAAGCCCTGAGAACACGTGCAGGGGAGAAGGTGAAATGATGTCCACGTATACACTGTTAGCTGAGCACAACAAAATGAGAATTACCAAATATCAAAATAATACTGAACTCACTTGAATTCTTTCTCCGATTTTCCTCTGAGGTCCCGCACCAGCCACTGGTTGGTGAAAGCATCCTGAGGAGGCATCCCATAACGCATCACTGCATTCAGGAAAGCCTTCCTCTGCCGAGCATTGAAGCCCAACACCTGACGGGTAATGAAGAGGTCAAGGgtaaattaaatgtttcaaGCATTAGGTGGAGGCACAGGAGCAAAAACAGATGAACAGAATTCCATGAAACCTGCTGGAGGGATGCGGTAAGAGTCAGGAAATAATCCATTACATTTTACTGTGGATCCAGGTCAGGGGCGGATTTTTTCACTTACTGTTATGAGATggtgtgtttttccacattttccccATTTGcccagggaataatttatgggactgaatgaaaatgatCCAGCACATTTAGTGAACTAACATCTATGTGAGTGTGAAATTGGAATGCCAGGCCTTGGCGGAGATATGCACTCTACTTTCTGCTTCAGGTGAGTTTCCTGCTGGATGGTTTTTCATTTGGAGAACATCTTTCTCGGCTTTCTAGTAACTTTTTATCCGGACATGAGAGGGAACACAAGGAGACGAGAAGAAGTCAGTAAACTCACCTCAATGTTCCCGCCGACCCTGGCCAACAGGGGCGGCAAAGGTTTGTCCCTGTCGTTCCTCAGGCCTTTACGGTTCGGTCTGCGGGCGTTAGCTGGAACAACATGAACACTGTTAGTTCATCTTAAACTCAGTCCACATTGAGGACAACAACCCAGCGCACTGAGGCATATTAAACTCCAATAACACTGAATGGTGGATGTATGGTCATGTGTGCTCTTAACGTCCCAGTTTTTCTGTGAGGATGTTTCACTTACTGCTTCTCACGACTCACTcagctgctgcggctgctgctgaagctgtCTCTCctcacaatctctctctctcgctcgctctctccacACTTCTACATTACACCCTTCGTCTTTAAGTATGAACACTTTCAAACAGATAAAACTGAAAGCAGGGATTTACTTCATTTAATAAAGCTGAATGAACAGagccaaattaaattaaacaaaagtaCAAAATCCCAACAGAGCATGTTCATCTCGTTATACTTACAAATTAAATGGTAAATTATTAACAACTGatcttaaatataaacattaatgaacaaccttctttttttaacaaaaaaattataacatCCATTTTAACTTAATTAACAGTTAATATGAACACAATCCTCTTGAACTGCAGGTACAGTTCAGCTGGTTGAGAAACCGTTGCTTTTACATTTCTTTccctgtgtctttgttttttttcctcctcttttcttccattttctttctctttctgtcttttcgtGCCTCTCTACGTAGAGTGCAGATGATGCAGCTACAAGTGCTGTTACTCGAGTTGTAGATGTTGTCAATGAGGATATCGTAGCTGTCGTCTGAATCTGAATAAACAGCTGCAGGGACGGTTTGAAGGACGTTAGTGAAAGAGACAGCCAGGGCTGGGAGAGTATAGAAGTTTCACCGTACCTTTACTGTAAGTTGTTCGGATCAATTCTTcaacttaaaaaacaacatgatgaCTAAAATATCTGTCTTTGCAAAGTTAAGAGCAGTGACATGACCCATTTTAccagcgaacacacacacacacacgcacacacaaagtaaaacagtGAATCTTACCTTCTGTCCGTTCATCGAAGTCCTCGTCACCTTCTTCTGAGGCCACCGAGTAATCAGACTGGTTGTCCGACTGATCCTCCTGCCAGtctgaacaaaaacacagggAGAAATATGAAGGAGGGACCAAATGAAGACAAGGGCAAAACTTTTTACCGCCTGGACCTAATCTTATATCAAATCTAATACTAGTTAAAGTACGTTTGAACTACACGTGGGGCTGCTTTCAATTAAGAGGGGGAGCTACTTTatcaaagttacatttttacTAATTACTTAAACAGGAATATTTTTTCCTTAATTAACGCTTAcattaagaaaaataaactggATATTTTGACGCACCGTGTAATGATGTTTAAAAACCCAGCTGATGTGCTGACACTACAGACTGAACAGCTAAATGCACCAGGAAAGCAGGAGCGATTCTTCACTGCTAGTTGGTCTTCGTCATTAAAGTCAGTAGACAATTTTCCACATAAATATTCTCTTTGTGGCTATCGTGCTTATCGACAGCTGGATTGTTGATGTTTGTTATAACCTGTGCGTTATTCAGCAAATACGTGAAATATTTCAACTAAGATAGAAAATcgacatttcaaataaatagtAAAATGTTACTATACTCAATCTAAAGTCATAACACAAACTTCCGGCTATGCACTCCCTTCATCTCCTACAATATTACAccaacaccacacaaacactgatggcactgcacagcaaacacacacacacacacacagacaagaagAGATTGCATTATATGTTTTCTGTACCCTGTCTTATACCTCGGTCCTCCTGGGAGCCGTCATTGTAGTTGACTGGCTTTCGAGTTCTTTTGCCTTTGCCTAAATTTCGGGCGAGATCTTCTTGCTGCTGCTCGTAGTGGTGTCGAAGCAGTTTCTCCCAGTAGTCAGGGTCAACACTTTCCTCCTGCTTGATCACCTCcctttccacctcctcctcctcctcaaagcAAGAAAACACTTAATCATGTGGAAAATACTAGGAATCGTAAGTAAGTCTGCagaatttgattttttttaacaactatAGACATTTTATGCTGGTAAAATAGGAAAAAATATGTCTGAAGAATAATGTTAGATCAAGGTCTAACTTTGGTGTCTGTACTTAGGAAGAAAATACTGTTAATAGGACCTACACTTTTAGAGAGACTACTACAGAGCCTGATCAAATCGAACATCCCATAACTTAAAATCTATATATTCATGTAAACATTTTTGACCAAAtacctcatcatcttcatccttgACCACGTACTGGGCCACTTTAAAGGAGCTGAGGTATTCGTTCATGCTCTGAAGCTCAGTGTCATCCGTGGCGTCCCGGTTCCTGTCTAGCAGGCCGTCAATCGCTTGGTCATCGTAGTGAATCACACTGCTGTCATCCTCTTTGTTGTCCCCTGAAAGGAGAACAGGATGAGTCAAACGAAAAAAGGAGTGAGGCAAAAACCTAATTCACTTTCTGTAACGTCTGTCCGATCAGACGGAAGTGGATCGTTCAAATTCAGACGCCAGGTTTACTGTGCACAGTTGGCTACTTTTTTCATTATGGTCCTTATGACTCGCtcatataaaatattatttattttaaatccttttaCCTATCTGTTGTTCATGTTGACCTGCACTGTCAGTATGTCAAGTTTAACTTTACTATAGAATTTCTTAGAAAGGCAAAGTTGACTACTTCTTTCATTATGGCACTCacagatataaaataacattttaatccTTGACAGGGGAGACGGAAATAGCAAAATAAGCAAAACCTGTTATATTTaggttaaatattaaataaacagttAAATTCAACTGTAACTCGACATGTATGTGGATTGAAGTCGACTCACCTTCTCCGAGTTCACCTTTAAACAACTCTTCAGTTCCAAACTTGAGGATATCATCAAGCTCCTGCTTGGACATGGAGCCCGTCTTAGAGCCAAGCCCAGGCCGCACCACCAAGTGGGTGagcatcatcttcttcttcgcCACCTGGTGGAAGGAAAGTCAGTGGAAGACAAAGTGATGAGCAGGTTTTAAAAGAATTCTGACATAGTTTTAAAAAGGTATGTTTAATCTCTTGAAGTGTGTATTTTCACCCACCTGTGTTATCCTCTCCTCTACTGAGGCTTTGGTGACAAAGCGATAGATCATCACCTTCCTGTTCTGGCCAATTCGGTGAGCTCTGCTGAACGCCTTTAGGAAACAAACAGTATATTTAACTACTGtcgaaataataaaacatgacgTGGATAAACGGTTTAGTTATGGCCTCCATACCTGGATGTCATTGTGGGGGTTCCAGTCAGAGTCGTAAATGACGACAGTGTCAGCAGAGGCGAGATTAATGCCCAAACCACCAGCtctggtggagaggaggaaagcaAACTGAGGGGCCCCGGGAGCTGTGTGGATGAAgatcagagaaataaaaaaacagtgagGTGAGAAAGACAACTACAACCCTGATAGGATACCATAGCTGCTGTTTACAGCCAATACAGACAGTCTTTGTGCATGTCTCACCGTTAAAACGATCAATGGCCTCCTGTCTCATGCTGCCAGTGACTCCTCCATCAATTCTCTCATATTTGTAACCTTCATTCTCCAAGAAATCCTCCAGCAGGTCCAGCATTTTAGTCATCTGAGAGAAGACGAGAACTCTGTGGCCTCCATTCTTCAgcttcctcatcatcttcatgaGAAGCATTAGTTTTCCTGAAGCCTTAGTCAGAGCAGCGCCCTCATACATGCCATTTGGAAGTTTTGGTGCCTCCTGAGGTCAGAGGGACAAAGTTTCAATACAAAAAGGCCTTAATAAGTGCTACCACACAACATGCAACCAGTACCGGAACTGTGTGAGAGTCATGAATCGTACCATGGCAGCAGCAGGGAAGAGGTAGGGGTGATTGCAGCACTTTTTGAGGTCCATCACCACATTGAGCAACGAGACCTGGTTGCCTCCTCCACGAGTGTTCAGGGCATCAAAGTTACGAGTTAGGATGAACTTGTAATATTTCCTGGgttacaagaagaagaagaaattgaTCAGAAAAGGAAACTATGCTGTACACATGGGGAGAATTCCGACTTTATCAACCACATTATCCTAAAATAACAATCTAAAAATGCAAATATTGAGTCTATGACATATAGGTCACATATCACATACTTCTGCATGGGGCTCAGCTCCACTCTCACAATGAGCTCAGTCTTGGAGGGCATGTGTTTGAAAACATCAGCCTTCAGCCTCCTGAGCATGTGTGGTCCCAGCATGTCATGCAGCTTCTTGATCTGGTCCTCTTTGGCGATGTCTGCAAACTCCTCAAGAAAACCCTCCAGGTTGCTGCagagatgaagaaaagaaaacataaataaacacagagcgCGAGTCAGTGTGGTCATCCACATTGTGTGTGCAACAAAAGCCACAAGTGCTGAGGCAACACTGACTTGAATCTCATTGGGGTCAGGAAGTTCAGCAAGTGGAAGAGCTCCTCTAGGTTGTTCTGAAGAGGAGTGCCggtcagcagcagcttgtgttgcAGCGGATAGTTGTTCAAGATTCGGAAGAACTAGTGACAGACgaagaagaaaggcagaggGAAATCATGTTAAATTTTTTATagtgaaattaaaaaagataaaaaaatatataatagttGTTGTGATAATTTGCTAAATGGTATGCAGCTCTTCTAAGCCTTGTGTTTACAAAACCGAATGTGTGCACAGAGAGTATGTGTTTGCACTTGTGATACTGTCCTGTAATTAAGGACAAAAAACAACCACATATGTAAAGCTGTGTTTTGTCCTACCTTGGACTGGTTGTTCTTGAGTCTGTGTGCTTCATCTACAACCAGACAGGCCCAATCAATGGAGCCCAGTACAGCTTGGTCAATAGTGATCAACTCATAGGATGTCAGCAGAACATGGAACTTGACATTTGAGTCTTTCTGTAAAGCACAGGGAAAGTTGGACATTAGTTAAGCTGGAGAACAGATTAAGAAGTAGTCACAGGAGTTAAGTGTACTAAAGATCATTTGGTATCatcactttcttcttttttttttcttaccttcATCCTAGAGGCCTTCTTTCCACCTCGGATGGCATTTCCTTCAAACGAGAACTCATTCTCCCTGATGACGGCTCTGCTGTCCTTGTCCCCTACGTAGGTCACCACGTACATGTCAGGGGCCCACAACTCAAACTCTCTCTCCCAGTTGATGATGGTAGACAGGGGAGCGCTGACCAG
The DNA window shown above is from Platichthys flesus chromosome 11, fPlaFle2.1, whole genome shotgun sequence and carries:
- the chd4b gene encoding chromodomain-helicase-DNA-binding protein 4 isoform X4 translates to MSGSEDDREDFGGADEPSLPHDEDEPAGVLSEVDEAPKSKKKKKAKKSSRESRSSKRQRPVREELPVSSPEHLIGVEAVERDADEGGVRSESEGSDYAPGRKKKKRLSSAKDKKKGGGAGEKGGSSSSKSKRKDPEPEDDDDDDDDCQPKSSSQLLETWGMKDIDHVFTQEDYSSLTNYKAFSQFVRPLIAAKNPKIAVSKMMTLMMAKWREFSTNNPLKGCATANAALAAANVAAAVENMVVAGTDGGAETGAAPSPKRAPTPVAAPTPPAPPAPPAPPLRKAKTKEGKGPNARRKSKPAPKPQPKPKPKKVAPLKIKLGGLNSKRKRSSSDEDEPDVESDFDDGSFSVSDGSNRSNRPKKKPKSVKKKKKVETEDGDGYETDHQDYCEVCQQGGEIILCDTCPRAYHMVCLDPDMEKAPEGKWSCPHCEKEGIQWEARDELSEAEGEEEEDRVDEGVEEEDDHHIEFCRVCKDGGELLCCDTCPSSYHIHCLNPPLPEIPNGEWICPRCKCLAMKGKVQKVLTWKWGEPPGPTPVPRPVDLPADAPDPPPLVGRREREFFVKWCNLSYWHCSWVQELQLELNCQVMFRNYQRKTDMDEPPPVDFGGEGVEVKSTKRKHKDPLFVHMEEEFYRYGVKMEWLMIHRILNHSVDKKNNVHYLIKWRDLAYDQSTWESEEMDIPEFDTYKQTYWNHRELMVGEEARPGKKLKKQVKVKKAERPPANPVIDPTVKFDHQPDYLESTGGTLHPYQLEGLNWLRFSWAQATDTILADEMGLGKTVQTAVFLYSLYKEGHSKGPFLVSAPLSTIINWEREFELWAPDMYVVTYVGDKDSRAVIRENEFSFEGNAIRGGKKASRMKKDSNVKFHVLLTSYELITIDQAVLGSIDWACLVVDEAHRLKNNQSKFFRILNNYPLQHKLLLTGTPLQNNLEELFHLLNFLTPMRFNNLEGFLEEFADIAKEDQIKKLHDMLGPHMLRRLKADVFKHMPSKTELIVRVELSPMQKKYYKFILTRNFDALNTRGGGNQVSLLNVVMDLKKCCNHPYLFPAAAMEAPKLPNGMYEGAALTKASGKLMLLMKMMRKLKNGGHRVLVFSQMTKMLDLLEDFLENEGYKYERIDGGVTGSMRQEAIDRFNAPGAPQFAFLLSTRAGGLGINLASADTVVIYDSDWNPHNDIQAFSRAHRIGQNRKVMIYRFVTKASVEERITQVAKKKMMLTHLVVRPGLGSKTGSMSKQELDDILKFGTEELFKGELGEGDNKEDDSSVIHYDDQAIDGLLDRNRDATDDTELQSMNEYLSSFKVAQYVVKDEDDEEEEVEREVIKQEESVDPDYWEKLLRHHYEQQQEDLARNLGKGKRTRKPVNYNDGSQEDRDWQEDQSDNQSDYSVASEEGDEDFDERTEANARRPNRKGLRNDRDKPLPPLLARVGGNIEVLGFNARQRKAFLNAVMRYGMPPQDAFTNQWLVRDLRGKSEKEFKAYVSLFMRHLCEPGADGAETFADGVPREGLSRQHVLTRIGVMSLIRKKVQEFEHVNGQWSMPWMAELEENKRAAALAAGEDPKTPSSGTPADTQPNTPVPEDLSKTEDKEDIKKEGEDSKGAKKAEDPEIIEIPDESEKSPVAEKKEGETDSAVGKEEKEKETVEGDEVKEKEAEDTSKEKEEKDQTSDTAEKDTPAVKGEGSEGKQDSVEDKSKAEDSKDEKMDTTPPSEEKKEQKEEKDGVKTDETGKLQNGESTKEGGTAVPVVNVTEEKKKATKQRFMFNIADGGFTELHSLWQNEERAATVTKKTFEIWHRRHDYWLLAGIIQHGYARWQDVQNDVRFAILNEPFKGEMSRGNFLEIKNKFLARRFKLLEQALVIEEQLRRAAYLNMTEDPAHPSMALNTRFSEVECLAESHQHLSKESMSGNKPANAVLHKVLKQLEELLSDMKADVTRLPATIARIPPVAVRLQMSERNILSRLANRGSDLTAQNQSQTSQQMQVPR